Proteins encoded by one window of Corythoichthys intestinalis isolate RoL2023-P3 chromosome 20, ASM3026506v1, whole genome shotgun sequence:
- the trpc1 gene encoding short transient receptor potential channel 1 isoform X4, which translates to MYYWSYLASRLLGVTTFFPHPYSCSVVSISMGQMLQEFGKFLGLFLLVLFSFTIGLTQLYGKDQKDPEKNPPSDCQGIFCQQQSNDAFHTFMGTCYALFWYIFSLAHVALFVTRISYTEELRSFVGALIIGTYNIVVVIVLTKLLVAMLHKSFRQIANHEDKEWKFARAKLWLSYFDDKCTMPPPFNILPSPKTVCYLLTSMSKWICSHTSKGRVKRQNSLKEWKNLKQKRDENYQKIMCCLVHRYLTSTRQKMQSTDQATVENLNDLRQDLSKFRNEMRDLLGFRTSKYAMFYPRS; encoded by the exons atgtattattggagctacctagcatcgcgtttgctcggcgtcacaactttctttccTCATCCATactcctgctctgtcgtctcg ATCTCCATGGGTCAGATGTTGCAGGAGTTCGGCAAGTTTCTAGGTCTTTTCCTTCTCGTCTTGTTCTCATTCACCATTGGACTTACTCAGCTCTATGGAAAGGACCAGAAAGACCCGGAGAAGAATCCGCCCAGCGATTGCCAGGGGATTTTTTGCCAACAGCAGAGCAATGACGCCTTCCACAC GTTTATGGGTACTTGCTACGCCCTGTTTTGGTACATCTTCTCGCTGGCTCACGTGGCGCTTTTCGTCACACGCATCAGCTACACTGAAGAACTGCGCTCCTTTGTGGGCGCCCTGATTATAGGCACCTACAACATTGTGGTGGTTATTGTACTTACCAAGCTGCTGGTGGCCATGCTCCATAAAAGCTTCAGACAAATTGCT AATCATGAGGACAAAGAGTGGAAGTTTGCCCGGGCCAAACTTTGGCTAAGCTACTTTGATGATAAGTGTACAATGCCGCCTCCGTTCAACATCTTGCCCTCGCCTAAGACCGTCTGTTACCTGCTCACCAGCATGAGCAAATGGATCTGTTCGCACACGTCCAAGGGAAGAGTCAAGAGACAGAACAGCCTTAAG GAGTGGAAGAACCTAAAGCAAAAGCGTGACGAGAACTACCAGAAGATTATGTGCTGCCTAGTGCATCGCTACCTGACATCCACGCGGCAGAAGATGCAGAGCACAGACCAGGCCACTGTGGAGAACCTCAACGACCTGCGCCAGGATCTATCCAAGTTCCGCAATGAGATGCGGGACCTCTTGGGCTTCCGTACCTCCAAATACGCCATGTTCTACCCAAGGAGCTAG